TCATGCGCCGAGCCTAACACCCGTTTCAGGCGCGGCGGGCCGCACATGACGTGCAGTCCTGCACCCACTGGCCTGCACCACCTGCGCCCCGTTCTGTCCGGTGGGGCCGTAGGCTGTGGGGCGTGAGTTCCACTGATGTCGTTCTGGATGCGCGTGTGCACGCGTTCGATCCGGCCATGCGCGTGGCCGAGGAGGCCCTGCGGGGCCAGCTGGTGGGGGCCGGGTGGCGGTTCGTGCAGCCGGTGGCGGCCGTGACGGGCCGCTCGCGCCTGAGCCTGCGCGCGGCCCCGGACGCCGATTCGGCGCAGGTGAGCGAGGCCCTGCCGGGCGAGCCGCTGGAGTTGCTGTGGGAGGACGGGACCGGCTGGGCGCGCGTGCGGACCGTGCATGACGGCTACCTGGGTTGGGCGCGGGCGGACGGGTTGCTGCCGCGCGGGCCGTCCGGAAACGGCGAGTTGATGGTGACGGCGCTGCGGGCGCATGCCTTCGCGGGGCCGCGCATCAGTCGGCCGGTCCTGGCGGAACTGGCGCTGGGGGCGCGTCTCACGCGGGCGTTCGGTGAGGTTGTCGAGGAGGAGCACCGCCGCTGGGTGCCGGTCATCCTGCCGGACGGGCAGGACGCGTGGGTGCAGGAGGTCACGCTGGCCATCCTGCGCGACGAGGATGCGGCGGCCCTGGCCCTGCGGTTCCTGGAGACGCCGTACCTGTGGGGCGGGCGTAGCGCGTGGGGGCTGGACTGCTCGGGCCTGACGCAGGTGGTGTACGGCGCGTTCGGGCGTGCGTTGCCGCGTGACGCGGACCAGCAGCAGGCGGCCCTGACTCCCGTGCAGACGGCGCGGCGTGGGGATCTGGTGTTCTTCCCCGGTCACGTGGGCGTGATGCTGGATGACCGGCGACTGGTGCACGCGAACGCCACGCACATGCGTGTGAGTGTCGAGACGCTCGGCGAGGGCGAGTACGGCACGCGGCTTGCGGCAACGGTCAGCGGTTTCGGACGGTGGGCGCAGTGACTTCCGCGACCTCCCCCGCACTGACCTGGGAGACGCTGGACCTGCACACGGCGCAACCGTTCGGGATTGCCCGCTGGACGCACAGCACGTACCCGCGAACCTTCGTCACGCTGACGCACGCGGGCCTGACCGGGCAGGGCGAGGCCGCCCCGAACGCCTTCTACGGCGAGACGCGCGGCACCGTCGAGGCCATCCTGCCGCTCCTCGCAGACGCCCTGACCGACCCGTGGGACTGGGACGGTCTGCACGCCCGCCTCACGGCCCGCATGCCGCACGACCATCCCAGCGTGAAGTGCGCGCTGGAGATGGCGGCTGTCGATTGGTGCGCGCAGGCGGCGGGCGTCCCGGTCTGGCGGTTGCTGGGCCTGAGCCCCGCGCCGCTACCCGAGAGCAGTTACACGGTCAGCATCGCCGATACCGCCGCCATGCGGGAACAGGCGCGGGACGCGGTCGCCCGTGGGCACGGTGTCCTGAAGGTCAAGCTCGGCACGGACCGCGACGAGGCGATCCTTGAGGCGCTGCGCGAGGAGGCGCCGCACGTCGCGCTGCGCGTGGACGCGAACGCCGCCTGGACGCGCACGCAGGCCCGCCGGATGCTGGGCGTGCTGGACGCCGCCCGCGTGGAATTCGTCGAGCAACCCCTGGCGGCCGGCGACCTCGACGGACACGCGGCGCTGCGGGCTGTGTCCACCGTGCCCATCGTCGCGGACGAGAGCCTGCACCACGTCTCGGACGTGACCTCGCTGGCCCGCGCCTTCGACGGCGTGAACCTGAAACTCGCCAAGCTGGGCGGCCCCCTCCAGGCGCTCGCGGCCATGAGACTGGCGCGCGCGCACGGCCTTCAGGTCATGATGGGCTGCATGATCGAGAGCAGCCTCGGCATCGCCGCCGCCGCGCACCTCGCCGGAGCGTGCGACTGGGCCGACCTGGACGGCGCGCTCCTGCTGGCCGACGATCCGTTCACGGGCCTGGAGTGGCAGGCCGGGCACCTGACCCGCCCGCAGGAGAGCGGCTGGGGCGTGCGGCGCGCATGAATCCCGTGCGCGTGGCGATCATCGGCTGCGGAAACCGGGGCGCGGACGTGTACGCCCGGTATCTGGCCGCGCAGGGGGCGGTGATCACGCATGTGGTCGAACCGCGCCCCGCCCGCCTCGCGGAGGTCGCCGCGCGCCACGGCATCCCTCCGCAGGCGCAGTTCACGCACTGGGACGCCTTCCTCGCGCAGGGCCGCGTGACCGACGCCGTCGTGATCGCCACGCCCGACCATGACCACGTGCAACCCTGCCTGCGCGCCCTGCAAATCGGGTACGACGTGCTGCTGGAGAAACCCGTCTGCCTGCACCCGCACGAACTCGACCTGCTCCTGACCGCCGAGGCCGCCTCGACCGGCACCGTCACCGTCTGCCACGTCCTGCGGACCACCGCCTTCTTCATGGCCGTCCAACAGGTCGCCGCGTCCGGCCGCCTCGGGCAACTGGTCGGCGTTCAGCACGCCGAGAATGTCGCCCACTGGCATTACGCGCACTCGTACGTGCGCGGCAACTGGCGCGCCAGTCCGCCCGCCGCGCCGTTCCTGCTCGCCAAGGCCTGCCACGACCTCGACCTGCTCCGCACCCTGGCCGCCAACCCCCCGAAGCGCATCAGCAGCGAGGGCGCCCTGCATCACTTCCGGCCCGAACACGCCCCACCCGGCGCGACCGACCGCTGCGTCACCTGCCCCGTCCAGGACTGCCCGTCCGACGCGCGGCGCATCTACCTCACCCGCGACCCGCACGCGTGGCCCGTCACGGTCCTCACCGCCGGCGGCCAGACCCTCGAAGAAGCACTGCAAGACGGCCCGTACGGCGAGTGCGTGTACCTGGGCCGCAACAACGTCACCGACCACCAGACCGCCACCGTCACCTTCCAGGGCGGCGTGACCGCGCAACTCACCGTCAGCGCCTTCACGCACAACAACACCCGCACCCTCAAACTCCTCGGTACGCACGGCGAACTCCGCGCCCACATGGAACGCGGCGAACTCGAACTCCACGACTTCCGCACCGGCCACAGCGAACGCTGGACCGTCAACACCACCGGCAACCACGGCGGCGGCGACCAGGGCCTCGTTCAGGGCTGGCTGGCGTTCCTGCGCGGCCAGTCTCCCCCACCCACCCCACTCGCCGAATCGCTCGACTCGCACCGCATGGCCTTCGCCGCCGAGGAATCCCGGCTGACGGGGCGGACAGTGGAGGTGTGAGACTCAGCGTCAGCGGAGTGAGCAGAGCACAGCAGTTGTGAGTTAGTGAAATGATTCACGATTGATCTGGGTCGTGAAAAAAGGCGCCCTTTATCCCTGAGGTGCCTTTCTGATGGTTTCTCAGCCCGGAACGCTCTGCCCCACCTGCTCTGCCTGCCAGCCGCCAGCCACGCGCATTAGCACCGTGTAATCGGTGTTCCCGTGCACCAGTTGCCTGCCCGCCCACACATCCTCGATGTCCAGGCCCAGCAGTGCCGCCAGCCCGATCCGGATGATGCCTCCGTGCGAGACCAGCGCGGCGTCCGTGCCGTCCGGCAGGGCGTTCACGTCCGAGATGAAGCGGGCAGCGATCTCGCCGAAGGTCTCCCCTCCGGCGAAGCCCAGAGTGCCGTCAGGCAGGCGCAATTTCTCCGGGTGGGCGTTCAGGGCCGAGTACGGCTGCCCGGCCCAGTCGCCGCAGTCCACCTCGTGAATGCCGTTCAGGACCTGCACCGGCACACCCAGCGCCCCGGCCAGGGGGGCGGCCGTCTGCTGGGCACGCCGGTAACGGCTGGCATACACCGCCTGCGGGCGCGGCAGCTGGCGCAGCAGGTGCGTGGCCAGCGCGCGGGCCTGGGCGTGCCCGGTGTCGTTCAGTTCGTCGTTCGCGCTGACCGGGCCACGCAGGATGCCCGCCTCGTTCCCGGCGGTCTCGCCGTGCCGGATGATCCATACCCGCGTGCCTGCCGCCGTACCTGTCATGTCCGGCAGTGTACCGGGCACAGAACAGGCCCACCGCTAGATCTGCCGTGGGCCTGTTCCGGGTGGGTTCAGCTGCTCAGGGCCTCGGCGACCGAGGTGTCCACCGGCGTGGTCGGGCGGCCGATCAGGGTGGTCAGGTCGCGGCTGGCGCTGAACAGCTCGCCCCGCGCGATCCCGGCGTCCACGTCGGCCAGGGTATGCGCGAAGCCTTCCGGCAGTCCGAAGCTCTGAAGGGTCGCGGAGTACTCGGCCTGCGGCAGGTCGCGGTACTCGACGGGTTTGCCGCTCTGGCGGGCATACTGGGCGGCGAGGTCCCGCATGGTCACGCTCTCATCCCCGGCGAGTTCATAGGCGCGGCCGGTCTGCCCCTGCGGGATGTGCCCGTCGGTGGCGAGGACGGCGGCGGCCGCCTCGGCGTAGTCGCGGCGCGCGGCGAGGTTCAGGGTTCCGGTTCCGGCCGCGCCGAGCAGCGCGCCGCTCTGGATGGCCTGCGCGGCGCTGCCGGTGTAGTTCTCGGTGTACCAGCCGTTGCGCAGGAAGATGAACGGCAGGCCGGATTCACGCAGGATCTGCTCGGTCGCCTGGTGGTCGGCGGCCAGTCCGAAGGTGGCGGTGTCGGCGTTCAGGATGCTGGTGTACGCGACCAGTTTCACGCCTGCGGTGCGGGCGGCGTCGATGACGTTGCGGTGCTGGCCGACCCGGTCGTTGAAGTCGCTGCTGGAGATCAGCAGGAGCTTCTCGATGCCCTGTAATGCCGCGTTCAGGGTGTCGGGCTGATGGTAGTCGGCGTGGCGGACCTGCACGCCCTGCGCGGCAAGTGCGGCGGCCTTCCCGGGGGTGCGGACCAGCGCGGCGATCTGCGTGGCGGGCACGCCCCGGTCGAGGAGTGCCTGGATGACGAGCTGGCCGAGCTGGCCGGTGGCGGCGGTGATTCCGATCATGGTGGGTCTCCTGTGTGGAACAGCGGGGGGAATGGGGCGGGCAACCTGTAGGCGTTCTGGTGACATGTCGGAGAAAAAAAATCAGTCGGTCCCTACCCGGCGCGCGAGACGAGGTCCGACATCACGTCGGCCAGGGTCGTGCGGGCCAGTTCGGCCTCCATGGCGGCCTGGGCGCGGCCGAAGCGGGCTTCCAGGGTCGCCTGGATGTTCGCGCCGACCGGGCAGTTCGGGTGCGGACGCTCGTGCAGGCGGAACACGCTGTCCTCACCGTTCACGGCGCGGTACACGTCCAGCAGGGTGATCTGAACGGCGGGGCGGGTCAGGCTCGCGCCCGCCACGCCCTGCCGCGTGCAGATCAGCCCGGCGCGGCGCAACTGCCCCGCCACGGTGCGGATCACGACCGGGTTCGTTCCGACGCTGGCGGCCATGTCGGCGGAACTGCTGTGCTCCGGGAACTGACCGATCAGGGACAGCACATGCACGGCCACGGCGTACTGGCTGTTCACGCGATCCTCCCTTCTCTCGACATGTAAGGATTCTATTGACAGGCCGTGACGGGTGTCAAGTGCCCGTCCGTGCCACGGCAGACGGGCAGACAGCGCCTCCCGTCACGGAACCCGGCGCGCCTCTCCCCTATGCTGGGCAGGTGCATCCAGACGACCTGCCCGTGCTGCCCACCACCCCCGGCGTGTACATCTTCCGCAGGGGCGGCACGCCCATCTACATCGGGAAGGCCAAGAACCTGCGCAGCCGGGTCGGACAGCACTTCAAGGCCGGCGGCAAGAGCGGCAAGTTCACCGCGCTGGCCGACACGCTGGAATTCATCACGGCCCGCAACGAGGTCGAGGCGCTGGTCCTCGAGGCGAACCTCATCAAGCAGCACCGCCCGCACTACAACGTCACCCTGAAAGACGACAAGCACTACCCGTTCCTGAAACTCACCAACGAGGCGTTCCCGATGCTGGTCGTCACGCGGCGCGTCATCAAGGACGGCGGCCGGTACTACGGGCCGTACCCGGACTCGTCGGCGGTGCGGCGCGTGAAGAACCTGATCGACACCATGTTCCCGCTGCGCAAGAACAGCGGTCTGCCCATGCAGAAGAAGGCGCGGCCCTGCCTGAACTTCCACATGGGCCGCTGCCTGGGCCCGTGTGTGGACCGCGCCGACCCCGGCGAGTACGCCCGCACCGTCGAGGACGTGACCAGCCTGCTGGAGGGCCGCGCCGCGCCCGTCATCGCCCGGCTCAAGGGCGACATGAAAGTCGCCGCGCAGGGCCAGGACTTCGAGCAGGCCGCCCGCGTGCGCGACCGCGTGCAGGCCGTCGAGAAACTGTTCGGCACCGAACAGCACGCCTTCGTCAGCGACGAGACCGACCTGGACTTCCTGGGCGCCGCGCAGGCCGGCGAGTACGCCATGGTGCAACTGTTCCGCATGCGCGGCGGGCGCGTCGTGGGCCGCGACAAACGCTTCCTGACCGGCACCGAGGACGCCCCGCTCGGCGAGATCGTCGCCGCGTTCGTGCAGGACTACTACACGCAGGCCACGCACGTCCCCCCGCTGATCCTGCTGCCCGCCGACTTCGACGACGCGCCGGTCTGGAGTGAATTCCTGTCGGAGAAAGCCGGACGCCGAACCGAGATGCGCACCCCCAAACGCGGCGACAAGGTCGACCTGATCGACATGGCGCAGCGCAACGCGCAGAACGGCCTGGACTCCGAGATGGCGCTGCTGGAACGGCGCGGCGACCACCCGGGCCTGGACGCCCTGCGGGAAGTGCTGGCCCTCGGGGACCGCCCGTGGCGCATCGAGGGGTACGACAACAGCAACCTGTTCGGCACGAACATCGTGTCCGGCATGGTCGTGTTCGAGGGCGGCCGCGCCCGCCGGGGCGAACACCGCCGGTTCAAGGTCAGGGGCCTGGACCACCCGGACGACTACACCAGCATGAAACAGACCATCGTGCGCCGCTTCACGGGCAGCCTCTCGGACAAGTTGCCGCTGCCGGACCTGCTGCTGATCGACGGGGGGCGCGGGCAGGTGAACGCCGCCCTGGACGCCCTGAAGGAGGCGGACGTGCGCGTGCCGGTCGTGGGCCTCGCCAAGCGCGAGGAACGCCTGATCCTGCCCGGCCGGTACGGCGCGCAGTGGTGGCTGGACACCGGCACCGAGGTCGGCGTGGACCGCGAACTGCTGCTGCCGCACACGCACCCGGCCCTGCGGATGCTGATCGGCGTGCGCGACGAGGTGCACAACTACGCCGTCACGTACCACCGCAAACTGCGCGGCCAGGACATGCTCCGCAGCGTGTTCGACGACCTGCCGGGCATCGGGCAGAAGCGCCGGGACGCGCTGCTGGAGCACTTCACCAGCCTTGAGGACCTGGGCAGCGCGCCCATCGAGCAGATCGCCGCCGTGCCCGGCATGACCATTCGCGCCGCGCAGAGCGTCAAGGACTTCCTCGCGCAGCGCGAGGCGAACAGCCAGCCCATCACCAGCTGAAGCGACCCAACGCAAGCGCCGCTCCCGGTTCAGGGGGCGGCGCTGTGTGATGCGGCGGGCGAGCGGCCTGGGCTCACGCGAGGTGCAGGCGGCGGCGCAGGGCCGTCAGGAAGAAGGTCAGGCCGTGCGGGCGGGCGGGATGCCGGTCAGCCTGGGCGCGTGCGGCCGCCTGCGCGAGCCGGACCTGCCGGGCCTGCGCCGCCTCGTTCAGGAGGGCCTGGGCGCGGACTGCGCCGGGATGGGTGGGAACGTGTTGCATGAGTGTCTCCGGGCAGGTGCGCCGCCGCCCCGCTGGCAGCCCGTACTGGCGCGTTCCCTGACGCCCTCATGGTGCGCCCAGCACCCCCCGGGGCACATGCGGCGACTGGCGCAGCGTGGGGTGCGCCATTGCGCCTAGCGCCCCCCCCTGCCGGACACCAGAGCGTTAAGTCCAGAGCGTTAAGTAACGGGCAAGTGCGCAGCCTGACGCGCAGGGCACGCAACCCCTGTAATGACAGGATGTTTCCTCATTCCCGGCGTGAATTCCTGCCGTTCCTGCGCCAGCACTGGCGGTCCCTGCTGCTGGTGCTGCTGGGCGTGCTGATTCCCTTCGGGCTGTTCACGCACCTGACGTACGAGGTGTTCCGTGAAGGTGGGTTCTGGTGGGATCAGGGGGTGCTCGACTGGTACGCGCAGCGTCGCACCCCCGCCCTGACCTGGGCGGCCGAGACGCTCGCCACGCTGGGCGGCGTGATGGTCCTGCCGTTCGTGACTGCCCTGCTGGCGTGGCTGCTGGCCCGCGCAGGCGGCCGGGCGCACGGCTGGTTTCTCGTGTCGGGCGTGGCGGGCGCGACCCTGCTGAATGTCGCGGCAAAAGTGGTGTTCCAGCGCCCCCGCCCCGATGAGTTGCTGGCCGTGCTGAACGAACCAGGGTTCAGTTTTCCCAGCGGGCACGCCATGGCGAATGCCGCGTTTGGTTTTGCGCTCACGCTGGTGTTCTGGCGTTCGCGGGCGGGGTGGCCGGTCGCGGTGCTCGGTCTGCTGTGGGCGCTGGCCGTGGGAGCCAGCCGCAATTACCTCGGGGTGCACTACCCGTCGGACGTGCTGGCGGGCTTCACGGCCAGTGTCGCGTGGGTGGCGGGCCTGTACGTGGTCATGGCCCGGCGCTGGCCTCAGTTGCGGGGCTCTCCGGCTGGCCCGCGCGACACTCGGTAAGGCAGAGTGTGGGCCTGAAGTGACGGCGTTGGAAGTAGTAAGTGAAACTATTCACGATTATAGCCACTCGTGAATAGTTTGTTTGCTCTCTGGTCATCACTTCCTGCACAGCAAGAGGCCCGGAACAGCACCCTACGGCTGCTCCAGGCCTCCTGGTGGTGCGGTTCAGGCAATAACGGACTTACCCAGGTTGAACGCGGCGTGCACGGCGCGGGTCGCCTCGTCCACATGCTCGGCTTCCACGGCCACGCTGACGTTCAACTCGCTGCTGCCCTGCGAGATCATCAGGATGTTCACGTCGGCGGCGGCCAG
The genomic region above belongs to Deinococcus seoulensis and contains:
- a CDS encoding Gfo/Idh/MocA family protein, whose amino-acid sequence is MNPVRVAIIGCGNRGADVYARYLAAQGAVITHVVEPRPARLAEVAARHGIPPQAQFTHWDAFLAQGRVTDAVVIATPDHDHVQPCLRALQIGYDVLLEKPVCLHPHELDLLLTAEAASTGTVTVCHVLRTTAFFMAVQQVAASGRLGQLVGVQHAENVAHWHYAHSYVRGNWRASPPAAPFLLAKACHDLDLLRTLAANPPKRISSEGALHHFRPEHAPPGATDRCVTCPVQDCPSDARRIYLTRDPHAWPVTVLTAGGQTLEEALQDGPYGECVYLGRNNVTDHQTATVTFQGGVTAQLTVSAFTHNNTRTLKLLGTHGELRAHMERGELELHDFRTGHSERWTVNTTGNHGGGDQGLVQGWLAFLRGQSPPPTPLAESLDSHRMAFAAEESRLTGRTVEV
- a CDS encoding phosphatase PAP2 family protein, translating into MFPHSRREFLPFLRQHWRSLLLVLLGVLIPFGLFTHLTYEVFREGGFWWDQGVLDWYAQRRTPALTWAAETLATLGGVMVLPFVTALLAWLLARAGGRAHGWFLVSGVAGATLLNVAAKVVFQRPRPDELLAVLNEPGFSFPSGHAMANAAFGFALTLVFWRSRAGWPVAVLGLLWALAVGASRNYLGVHYPSDVLAGFTASVAWVAGLYVVMARRWPQLRGSPAGPRDTR
- a CDS encoding Rrf2 family transcriptional regulator translates to MNSQYAVAVHVLSLIGQFPEHSSSADMAASVGTNPVVIRTVAGQLRRAGLICTRQGVAGASLTRPAVQITLLDVYRAVNGEDSVFRLHERPHPNCPVGANIQATLEARFGRAQAAMEAELARTTLADVMSDLVSRAG
- a CDS encoding SDR family oxidoreductase, producing MIGITAATGQLGQLVIQALLDRGVPATQIAALVRTPGKAAALAAQGVQVRHADYHQPDTLNAALQGIEKLLLISSSDFNDRVGQHRNVIDAARTAGVKLVAYTSILNADTATFGLAADHQATEQILRESGLPFIFLRNGWYTENYTGSAAQAIQSGALLGAAGTGTLNLAARRDYAEAAAAVLATDGHIPQGQTGRAYELAGDESVTMRDLAAQYARQSGKPVEYRDLPQAEYSATLQSFGLPEGFAHTLADVDAGIARGELFSASRDLTTLIGRPTTPVDTSVAEALSS
- the uvrC gene encoding excinuclease ABC subunit UvrC, whose amino-acid sequence is MHPDDLPVLPTTPGVYIFRRGGTPIYIGKAKNLRSRVGQHFKAGGKSGKFTALADTLEFITARNEVEALVLEANLIKQHRPHYNVTLKDDKHYPFLKLTNEAFPMLVVTRRVIKDGGRYYGPYPDSSAVRRVKNLIDTMFPLRKNSGLPMQKKARPCLNFHMGRCLGPCVDRADPGEYARTVEDVTSLLEGRAAPVIARLKGDMKVAAQGQDFEQAARVRDRVQAVEKLFGTEQHAFVSDETDLDFLGAAQAGEYAMVQLFRMRGGRVVGRDKRFLTGTEDAPLGEIVAAFVQDYYTQATHVPPLILLPADFDDAPVWSEFLSEKAGRRTEMRTPKRGDKVDLIDMAQRNAQNGLDSEMALLERRGDHPGLDALREVLALGDRPWRIEGYDNSNLFGTNIVSGMVVFEGGRARRGEHRRFKVRGLDHPDDYTSMKQTIVRRFTGSLSDKLPLPDLLLIDGGRGQVNAALDALKEADVRVPVVGLAKREERLILPGRYGAQWWLDTGTEVGVDRELLLPHTHPALRMLIGVRDEVHNYAVTYHRKLRGQDMLRSVFDDLPGIGQKRRDALLEHFTSLEDLGSAPIEQIAAVPGMTIRAAQSVKDFLAQREANSQPITS
- a CDS encoding histidine phosphatase family protein, whose product is MTGTAAGTRVWIIRHGETAGNEAGILRGPVSANDELNDTGHAQARALATHLLRQLPRPQAVYASRYRRAQQTAAPLAGALGVPVQVLNGIHEVDCGDWAGQPYSALNAHPEKLRLPDGTLGFAGGETFGEIAARFISDVNALPDGTDAALVSHGGIIRIGLAALLGLDIEDVWAGRQLVHGNTDYTVLMRVAGGWQAEQVGQSVPG
- a CDS encoding dipeptide epimerase, with the protein product MTSATSPALTWETLDLHTAQPFGIARWTHSTYPRTFVTLTHAGLTGQGEAAPNAFYGETRGTVEAILPLLADALTDPWDWDGLHARLTARMPHDHPSVKCALEMAAVDWCAQAAGVPVWRLLGLSPAPLPESSYTVSIADTAAMREQARDAVARGHGVLKVKLGTDRDEAILEALREEAPHVALRVDANAAWTRTQARRMLGVLDAARVEFVEQPLAAGDLDGHAALRAVSTVPIVADESLHHVSDVTSLARAFDGVNLKLAKLGGPLQALAAMRLARAHGLQVMMGCMIESSLGIAAAAHLAGACDWADLDGALLLADDPFTGLEWQAGHLTRPQESGWGVRRA
- a CDS encoding SH3 domain-containing C40 family peptidase, with amino-acid sequence MSSTDVVLDARVHAFDPAMRVAEEALRGQLVGAGWRFVQPVAAVTGRSRLSLRAAPDADSAQVSEALPGEPLELLWEDGTGWARVRTVHDGYLGWARADGLLPRGPSGNGELMVTALRAHAFAGPRISRPVLAELALGARLTRAFGEVVEEEHRRWVPVILPDGQDAWVQEVTLAILRDEDAAALALRFLETPYLWGGRSAWGLDCSGLTQVVYGAFGRALPRDADQQQAALTPVQTARRGDLVFFPGHVGVMLDDRRLVHANATHMRVSVETLGEGEYGTRLAATVSGFGRWAQ